The sequence below is a genomic window from Harmonia axyridis chromosome 1, icHarAxyr1.1, whole genome shotgun sequence.
AGGCAgaattatttatcacagctgcagatttataattattgaattgaaaaaacaaaatctgCATAAATTGTAGATTACATCATtcttaaatattataaaaatacaTTAAACCATGACAAaatcagatatcagagtaaATCTACCCTGGTAACAAATACAGTCCaccataataattttttgtccaaCACTTTTATCTATTTTTAGGGTAGAAAAGTACAGGCCTAGTACACTCGATGATTTAGTTTCACATGAAGATATCATAAACACAGGTTGAATTAGAATTTAATAAATAGAATATTAGATACTTAACTTCAAAATTTTAGTTGGAAAATTTATAAGAGAGGATCAGGTACCCCATTTACTCTTTTATGGTCCACCTGGTACAGGTAAAACAAGTACTATACTCGCTTGTGCAAGACAATTATATACACCGGCTCAGTTTGCTTCTATGGTAATAActatttgaaatttatatgggtatattttttaatttcctctCAATTATTGTAGGTATTGGAGTTGAATGCTTCAGATGATAGAGGTATTGGTATTGTACGAGGTCAAATACTGACATTTGCCAGCACTAGGACAATTTTTAAGTCTGGATTCAAACTTATCATTCTTGATGAAGCAGACGCTATGACCATAGATGCTCAGAATGCATTGAGGAGAAGTAAAAACTGATTGAATCATTCAATTCCTAAAATTAATATCATTTTTCAGTTATAGAAAAGTACACCGAAAATATACGTTTCTGCATTATATGCAATTATCTGAGCAAAATCATTCCTGCACTTCAATCCAGATGTACTAGATTTCGATTTGGACCACTTTCTCCTGAGCAAATTATGCCTCGATTGAATTATGTTGTAGATCAAGAAAAGTGAGTATGAGTTAATTTAGAGGCATAAattcactttttcatttttagggTAACTATAAcggaagatg
It includes:
- the LOC123681675 gene encoding replication factor C subunit 5, producing the protein MTKSDIRVNLPWVEKYRPSTLDDLVSHEDIINTVGKFIREDQVPHLLFYGPPGTGKTSTILACARQLYTPAQFASMVLELNASDDRGIGIVRGQILTFASTRTIFKSGFKLIILDEADAMTIDAQNALRRIIEKYTENIRFCIICNYLSKIIPALQSRCTRFRFGPLSPEQIMPRLNYVVDQEKVTITEDGKKALLQLANGDMRKVLNVLQSTWLAYNDVTEDNVYSCVGHPLKKDIESIIKLLLNESFQICYQNIEELKIFKGLALQDILTEVHKYVHRIELPFDVMIPLISKLAEIEHRLASGTNENIQLTAMISAFQAVRAITPPNS